The Phoenix dactylifera cultivar Barhee BC4 chromosome 9, palm_55x_up_171113_PBpolish2nd_filt_p, whole genome shotgun sequence genome window below encodes:
- the LOC103713066 gene encoding mitochondrial import inner membrane translocase subunit TIM17-2-like: MGTPETSREPCPDRILDDVGGAFGMGAVGGSAFHFIKGLYNSPNGERLAGGAQAVRMNAPRVGGSFAVWGGLFSAFDCSMVYLRQKEDPWNSIVAGAATGGFLQMRQGAGPAARSALFGGILLALIEGAGIMLNRFVSAPQNIPDPALMMPPPNVPAMAGAGGGIPQMGYQSTVSMADDTTGSFSSSSSSWFGGWFGDGKKQDDGKSGRGGSKTEILESFDTPSTPIPTFEYK; this comes from the coding sequence ATGGGAACGCCGGAGACGTCGCGCGAGCCGTGCCCGGACCGGATCCTGGACGACGTCGGCGGGGCGTTCGGGATGGGGGCGGTGGGAGGGTCGGCCTTCCACTTCATCAAGGGCCTCTACAACTCCCCCAACGGCGAGCGGCTCGCCGGCGGCGCCCAGGCCGTCCGCATGAACGCCCCCCGCGTCGGCGGCAGCTTCGCCGTCTGGGGTGGCCTCTTCTCCGCCTTCGACTGCTCCATGGTCTACCTCCGCCAGAAGGAGGACCCCTGGAACTCCATTGTCGCCGGCGCCGCCACCGGCGGGTTCCTCCAGATGCGCCAGGGTGCCGGCCCCGCCGCCCGCTCCGCCCTCTTCGGAGGCATCCTACTCGCCCTCATCGAGGGCGCCGGCATCATGCTCAACCGATTCGTCAGCGCCCCCCAGAACATCCCCGACCCTGCCCTCATGATGCCGCCGCCCAACGTCCCCGCCATGGCCGGCGCTGGAGGCGGCATCCCCCAGATGGGATACCAATCTACTGTCTCGATGGCTGACGATACCACCGgctccttttcctcctcctcctcttcttggtTTGGAGGGTGGTTTGGAGACGGGAAGAAGCAGGATGATGGGAAGAGTGGACGTGGAGGAAGCAAAACGGAGATTCTGGAGAGTTTTGATACGCCGAGCACTCCGATCCCGACTTTCGAGTACAAGTAG